DNA from Amycolatopsis sp. DSM 110486:
CGGGAACGCGAACCCCATCACCGTCTCGTCCAGGAAACGCGACATCCACGATCTGCTTGACCCGGAACCTCAACCGGCCCCGCACGTACCCCGGATAAGAACGCTCAAGCTCCGAACCCAGAGCATGAACATCCTCGATCACCGCCAGGACGCACCTCTCCACCCCAAGGCAAAAGATGCCAGGCCGCGAACAGCGCGCGGGATGCCGGTTGCCCTGATTCGTCCCAACACCAGGGCGCCCTCGACCAGCAGACGCAGCCAGATGCCCCCACTCGACGCCGGCGTGGCCCTCATTCTTCCCGCCGGTGGCCGGCGCCGTGATCCTGCCCGTCGCGCTGGCAAGCTTTCTGGCACAGTGTTCGGCCGGTGGATCGGCGACGAAGACGCCACACTGGGAGCTGCGGGACTGTTCCAAGATCGGTGTTTCCGGCCCGACACGCCGGGCTGAGGTCCGGCGGGATGGGCACTGTGAGTGATGACATCGGACCTTGTGAGTCGACGCAAGCGTGACGAGAAGCCGGCGCAGCTGTCGCCGGAGCAGGCCGCTGCGGCGGCGATGGTGGCCGAGGCCAAGGCGCGTGGGCTGGCGTTGACCGGCCCGGACGGGCTGCTGAAGCTGTTCACCAAGAACGTGCTGGAAACGGCATTGAACGAGGAAATGACCGAGCACCTCGGGCACGAGAAGAACCAGGTCGACCCGGACCGGGAATCGACCAATGTGCGAAATGGTAGTCGGCCGAAGACCGTGATCTCGGACGCAGTCGGCGAGGTGCGGGTCGAGGTGCCGCGGGATCGGGAAAGCACGTTCGAGCCGCAGATCGTGAAGAAGCGGCAGCGTCGGCTTGCCGATGTGGACGAGATCGTGTTGTCGTTGTATGCGAAAGGGATGACCACTGGCGAAATAGCCGCGCATTTCGGTGAGATTTATGGGGCGTCGGTGAGCAAGGAGACGATATCGCGGATCACCGACAAAGTGATAGCCGAGATGCAGGAATGGGCCAGCCGCCCGCTCGATGTGATCTACGCGGCGGTGTTCATTGACGCGATCCACGTCAAGGTCCGGGACGGGCAGGTCGCCAACCGCCCGGTCTACGCGGCCATCGGCGTGACCGTGGACGGGCACAAGGACGTGCTGGGCCTGTGGATGGGCGTCGGCGGCGAGGGCGCGAAGTTCTGGATGAGCGTTCTGGTCGACCTGAAGAACCGGGGCGTTCGTGACGTGTTCTTCCTCGTCTGCGACGGTCTCAAAGGCCTCCCGGAGACTGTTGCGAACGTGTGGCCGCAAACCATCGTTCAGACGTGCATCGTTCACCTGATCCGCAATACGTTCCGGTTGGCGGCGCGGCAGAACTGGGACGAGATCAAGAGGGATATTAAACCCATCTACACCGCACCCAATCCTGACGCGGCGCTTGCCGCATTGGACGAACTCGACGAGAAATGGGGTAAAAAGTATGGTGCGATGATTCGACTGTGGCGCAACGCGTGGGAAGAGTTTGTACCGTTCCTGGACTACGATGTTGAAATTCGGCGCATGATCTGCTCGACGAATGCGATCGAATCACTGAACGCCCGCTACCGGCGGGCGATCCGTGCGCGCGGGCATTTCCCCACCGAGCAGGCCGCGATGAAGTGTCTGTATCTTGTGACACGCAGCCTGGACCCGACGGGGACCGGGCGCGCCAGGTGGACAATGCGTTGGAAGCCCGTGATCAACGCGTTCGCCATCACGTTCGGTGACCGCTGGCCGGGAGCCGAAACCTACTGACCGACCCGCCGGAAACACCGATCACGGGATAGACCCGGAGCTGCTGGCCGCCCCTCTACTGAACTCGATACTCGGGGTCGTGTTTCCCGCCCTGGGCGGCAGCCAGGCGGCGTGAGTGCAGGTACTTGACGCGGTGGGGGTGCGGTGGGTCTCTGGGAGTGGCTGGCTGAGGTAGCCACGTGGTTGGGCCAGTCAGGTCCGGACATCGCGGTGAACTTGATCGCGGCATGCATCGGCGGTATCGCCGTATGGGTGACCGGTCGGACGCGGCGGCAGGCGCGACGGTGGCGTGCCCGACGTTTCTGGAAGAACATGGGCGACCGCGGCGTCACGGTCGTTGTCGGTGTGCACGAGCGAAACCAGCTGTACGTGTGGGAGCGATCCGGGTTGATCGGCCTCGGTGACGCAGAGGCCATGGCCTCGGTTGAGGAACAGTTGCGGTCGTTCGGTTTCGATTCGACGGTGAGGCCGACGGGCGACATGCCGAGTTCGGAGTTGCGCCGCGATCTGGTACTGGTCGGCGGTCCTGACGGCAACAGGGTAACTGCTCAGATGATTCCGCGCCTCAGGCCGGCGTTGACGTTCGGGTTCCCGCGTTGGACTTCGCATGAAGTGGCGGTGGCGGATAGCGCGACAGGCCACGAGTACTACCCGGAGTATGACGACGATGGAAGTCTTGCCGCCGACTACGGCGTGGTGGTCCGGGCATCGAATCCCTTGGCCGATGACGGCACGGAGATCGTGATCCTGGCGGGTTGCTGGGGCAACGGCACTGCCGCCGCGGCGGATTCGTTGCGTGGCATGGCTGTCCATCGCCATGGAGTCTCCACCCGCCGTTCGTTCGAGGCGCTCGTGAAAGTAGCCGTCGTGAACGGGCGCAACCACGTCATCACTGTGGTCGACGTGCGCGCCCTTCAACATGCTGATATCAGCGCTGTGTGAACAAGCGCGAAGCTATACAGACTGGACGGCGGCCAGGTGACGTCGGTGCGACCGTCGTCCGGGCAGCTGCTCCGTGGTCCGAGCAGGCCCATCACGGCGTCGGCGGTGTGGAGCGCCGACGGCGTGCCAAACACGAGGTGTGTCAGCCAGAACACGGGGTTGGACCACTCCGCATTATTCGGCGGACTCGATAACGGCCCTGGTCAGCACTCGCAGGCCAACGCACGAGTGCGTGGCGATCGCGAGCGCGGCCATCACGCAGACGAACACGACCGTGGCCACTGTCAGGCCCGACGCGGAAGCAAGCAAGCCTGCGGCAATCGGACCGAGCCACTGAATCGAAGTCGACGCGACGCTCATCGAGCTCTGCACCCGTCCAATCAACTCGTTCCGGGATGATCTCCATCTCGTAAATCGCGAAGACGACGTTGAGGGGCGAGAGGAGGAACATCATCACGGCAACGAGCGCACCGGGCTGCGGTCTCGCACCGTTAAAATCGATCGCGAGAGCGGCGGAGCATCGATTCGTGGCTGGTTCGTTCGTCGTAGAGGCAGACGGGCCGAACGGAGGCCCCGAACCGATGGGATGCGTGAGATGGCGAAGTACCTGCTCCTCATCTATGGGGACGACCAGATCTGGGAAGCGGGCTCCCCGCAGGAGAGGGCGGAGGTCGAAGCGGGACATGCCGCGTTCAACGCCGCGGCCGGCGCCGCAGTCCTCTCCGGCCACGAGCTTCTGCCGACGGCGACCGCGACGAGCCTGCGCGGCAGCGTGAGTGGCCGACCGACGCCGACCGACGGACCGTTCCTCGAGTCCAAGGAAGCGCTCGGCGGCTACTACGTGGTGGAGGCACCCGACCTGGACGCCGCGGTCAAACTCGCCGAACGGCTTCCCGAGCTCAGGGTCGCGCACAGCGGGGTCGAGATCCGGCCGATCAACGAGCCGGGCTAGACCGGTTCGGCGCGCCTTGACCGGGAACGTCGACGTCACGGAGGCGGTCGCGCAGGCGCACCGTCGCGAGTGGGCCAGAGTGCTCGCCGCGACGGTGCGTGTCGTGCGCGATCTCGACCTTGCCGAGGAGTGTGTCCAGGACGCGTACACCCAGGCTCTGCGGAAGTGGACGGTGAGCGGAGTGCCGGCCCGGCCGGGCGCGTGGCTGACCAGTGTCGCGCGCAACCGGGCGAAGGACCTGCTGCGGCGGGAGTCGGTCCTGCGCTCGGCGTTGCCGTTGCTTGTCACGGACGACGTTGTGACCGGGCCGGAGGACGGGGCCGACCCGCAAGCCGTCGGCGACGACCGGTTGCGGCTCATTTTCACCTGCTGCCACCCGACCCTGTCCCGCGATGCCCAGGTGGCGCTGACCCTGCGACTGGTGTGCGGGCTGTCCACGACCGAAGTGGCTCGGGCCTTCTTGGTGCAGGACGCAGCGATGGCGGCGCGGATCACGCGGGCGAAGAGGAAGATCAGCGGTGCTCGGATCCCCTACCGGATGCCCGACCCCGGTGACCTTCCCCGACGTGTGGACTCCGTTCTCGACGTCGTGCACCTCGTCTTCACGACTGGCCACGTCACGCCGGTCGGCAACCAGCTCGTACGGCGAGACCTCGTCGACGGTGCCCTCCACCTCGCCCGCACCCTGCACCAACTGCTGCCCCGCAACACCGATGTCGCCGGCCTGCTGGCGTTGCTGCTGCTCACCGACGCCCGCCGGGACACCAGGATCTCCGAGGACGGGGAGCTGGTCCTGCTCGCCGACCAGGACCGGCGACGGTGGGATGCGCGGCAGATCGAGGAGGGCACCGCCCTGCTGACCCAGTCGTTGCGGCGCGCGGGGCCGACGAGGTACTCGGTCCAGGCCGCGATCGCCGCGGTGCACGCGGAGGCGGCGACCTGGAAGGACACCGACTGGGTGGAGATAGTCGGGCTGTACGAGGTGCTGAGCCGCTTGTGGCCGTCCGCGGTCGTCGACCTCAACTGGGCCATCGCCGTCGGATTCCGGGACGGTCCGGAGGCCGGCCTCGCCGCACTCGCGCCCCTGCTGGACGAACCGGCTCTGGCCACCCACGCCTACCTGAGCGCGGCCCGCGCCGACTTCCTTCGCCGCCTCGGCCGGTGGCCGGAAGCGGACCTGTCCTACGAGGAGGCCCTGAGGATGACCGACAACGAGGTGGAACGCGCCTTCCTGCTCAGACGGCGCGAAGAAGTCGCGCGCCATCTCGACTGATCCAGTGAGCGTCGCGGGCTCAGTGTTCGGCACACCTGCACACACGTGGTGGTGCCAGCCTCGGGAACTGGGGGAGTCGACACGTTCCCGCTATGAAGTGGCCCACTAGCCAGCCGCGGGTGCCGGCAGAGTCTTCGTTGGCGTTGCCAGAGGTCCAGCCGCCTGACCTGACCCGGTTACTCATTCCGTCACTCCTGTGCATGTA
Protein-coding regions in this window:
- a CDS encoding IS256 family transposase, giving the protein MTSDLVSRRKRDEKPAQLSPEQAAAAAMVAEAKARGLALTGPDGLLKLFTKNVLETALNEEMTEHLGHEKNQVDPDRESTNVRNGSRPKTVISDAVGEVRVEVPRDRESTFEPQIVKKRQRRLADVDEIVLSLYAKGMTTGEIAAHFGEIYGASVSKETISRITDKVIAEMQEWASRPLDVIYAAVFIDAIHVKVRDGQVANRPVYAAIGVTVDGHKDVLGLWMGVGGEGAKFWMSVLVDLKNRGVRDVFFLVCDGLKGLPETVANVWPQTIVQTCIVHLIRNTFRLAARQNWDEIKRDIKPIYTAPNPDAALAALDELDEKWGKKYGAMIRLWRNAWEEFVPFLDYDVEIRRMICSTNAIESLNARYRRAIRARGHFPTEQAAMKCLYLVTRSLDPTGTGRARWTMRWKPVINAFAITFGDRWPGAETY
- a CDS encoding YciI family protein — encoded protein: MAKYLLLIYGDDQIWEAGSPQERAEVEAGHAAFNAAAGAAVLSGHELLPTATATSLRGSVSGRPTPTDGPFLESKEALGGYYVVEAPDLDAAVKLAERLPELRVAHSGVEIRPINEPG
- a CDS encoding RNA polymerase sigma factor, translating into MTGNVDVTEAVAQAHRREWARVLAATVRVVRDLDLAEECVQDAYTQALRKWTVSGVPARPGAWLTSVARNRAKDLLRRESVLRSALPLLVTDDVVTGPEDGADPQAVGDDRLRLIFTCCHPTLSRDAQVALTLRLVCGLSTTEVARAFLVQDAAMAARITRAKRKISGARIPYRMPDPGDLPRRVDSVLDVVHLVFTTGHVTPVGNQLVRRDLVDGALHLARTLHQLLPRNTDVAGLLALLLLTDARRDTRISEDGELVLLADQDRRRWDARQIEEGTALLTQSLRRAGPTRYSVQAAIAAVHAEAATWKDTDWVEIVGLYEVLSRLWPSAVVDLNWAIAVGFRDGPEAGLAALAPLLDEPALATHAYLSAARADFLRRLGRWPEADLSYEEALRMTDNEVERAFLLRRREEVARHLD